One window of the Pelmatolapia mariae isolate MD_Pm_ZW linkage group LG15, Pm_UMD_F_2, whole genome shotgun sequence genome contains the following:
- the LOC134643703 gene encoding interferon-induced protein 44-like — protein sequence MGGSSSTEQTPPSPTLVEQWRTVSWGNNQEDLQYVRRYKPENSGIKHLRVLLYGPVGAGKSTFINSVKSILQGRPAIPAAASAITATRSFTKKYQTHKIKEGRGSSATVYPVVFNDIMGLEEGTNCGVHPEDIKLAMMGHVKEGHLFNPLAPLTEKDPDYNQTPSADDKIHVLVCLLSANASEIKESVLDKMNNVREMANDLGIPHIMIITKVDEACPETEKNLRNVYKSNYLKRKMKEFSSKVGITVNCIFPVKNYSHEIHLNEDVDTLILSVLKQIIDFGDDFIEQL from the exons ATGG GGGGTTCTTCGTCTACTG AGCAGACCCCACCCTCTCCCA CTCTGGTTGAACAATGGAGGACAGTTTCCTGGGG AAATAACCAGGAGGATCTTCAATATGTACGGCGATACAAGCCTGAAAACAGTGGCATCAAACACCTCCGAGTTCTGCTGTACGGGCCAGTTGGAGCTGGAAAGTccaccttcatcaactctgtcAAGAGCATCCTGCAAGGCAGACCTGCAATTCCTGCTGCAGCCAGTGCAATTACCGCTACGAGAAGTTTCACCAAAAAG tatcaaactcataaaataaaagaaggaaGAGGAAGCTCAGCTACAGTTTACCCTGTGGTCTTCAATGACATCATGGGTCTCGAGGAAGGGACTAACTGTGGTGTTCATCCTGAAGACATCAAACTGGCCATGATGGGACATGTGAAGGAGGGTCACCTG TTCAATCCACTAGCTCCACTGACAGAAAAGGATCCCGACTACAACCAGACCCCTTCTGCAGATGATAAAATTCATGTTCTGGTCTGTCTGCTTTCTGCCAACGCATCAGAAATTAAGGAATCTGTACTGGACAAGATGAACAACGTCAGAGAGATGGCCAATGACCTGG GGATTCCTCACATAATGATCATCACCAAAGTCGATGAGGCCTGTCCTGAAACTGAAAAGAACCTGAGGAACGTGTATAAGAGCAACTATCTGAAGAGGAAG ATGAAAGAGTTCAGCTCTAAGGTGGGAATCACGGTGAACTGCATCTTTCCTGTCAAGAACTACAGCCATGAAATTCACCTGAACGAGGATGTTGACACACTGATTCTGAGCGTGCTTAAACAGATAATTGACTTTGGAGATGATTTCATTGAGCAACTGTGA